From a region of the Eretmochelys imbricata isolate rEreImb1 chromosome 6, rEreImb1.hap1, whole genome shotgun sequence genome:
- the IFITM5 gene encoding interferon-induced transmembrane protein 5: MDTSYPREDYLPMTSRKQDPSPTVITIGPSVVPRDHLIWSIFNTIYMNLCCCGLVALAYSVKARDQKVAGDIEAARHFSSKARCYNILAMVWSLLLPLLLIALAITGVIHLSKLAQESMDFFNYKFFANDDDGK, from the exons ATGGACACGTCTTACCCTCGTGAGGACTACCTGCCCATGACGTCTCGCAAGCAGGACCCTTCTCCCACTGTCATCACCATCGGACCCTCCGTAGTGCCCCGGGACCACCTGATCTGGTCCATCTTCAACACCATCTACATGAACCTCTGTTGCTGTGGCTTAGTGGCTCTTGCCTACTCCGTCAAG GCGCGGGATCAGAAGGTGGCTGGTGACATCGAGGCCGCTCGCCACTTCAGCTCCAAAGCCAGATGCTACAACATCCTGGCGATGGTGTGGagcctgctgctgccgctgctgctcaTCGCCTTGGCGATCACAGGCGTGATCCACCTCTCCAAGCTTGCTCAGGAGTCCATGGACTTCTTCAACTACAAGTTCTTCGCTAATGACGATGACGGAAAGTGA
- the LOC144265524 gene encoding dispanin subfamily A member 2b-like, whose translation MACKEQSVSIDLQPRGLPPPYPGAPQGFPAEQPRDFVLWSLFNVLLCQKLACLGCLGFPALIFSIKARDRKVLGDLEGARSYGTTAKVLNIIGSLLVVVAIAVVLLVFFLRP comes from the exons ATGGCGTGCAAGGAGCAGAGCGTGAGCATCGACCTGCAGCCCCGGGGCCTGCCTCCCCCCTACCCCGGCGCCCCGCAGGGCTTCCCCGCCGAGCAGCCCCGCGACTTCGTGCTCTGGTCCCTCTTCAACGTCCTGCTGTGCCAGAAGCTGGCCTGCCTGGGCTGCCTGGGCTTCCCCGCGCTCATCTTCTCCATCAAG GCCCGAGATCGGAAAGTACTGGGGGACCTGGAAGGTGCTCGGAGCTATGGCACCACTGCCAAGGTGTTAAACATCATCGGGTCGCTGCTGGTGGTAGTTGCTATTGCTGTGGttcttttagttttctttttgagACCTTAG